In Cryptomeria japonica chromosome 10, Sugi_1.0, whole genome shotgun sequence, a genomic segment contains:
- the LOC131076750 gene encoding uncharacterized mitochondrial protein AtMg00820-like, giving the protein MDGKNDGNVDSQSSPTNVTKPLPKGYTSTIRDAKLDGVSNTSTSSLRTCNMARNEVNFALMTSIVKIFEPSTIQEALESKPWKSVEKQHLGLVDLPLGNKAIGCKWTFKTKYKADGSIDKHKARLVAKGYAQKEGIDYEETFAPTTKIKNIRIILL; this is encoded by the coding sequence ATGGATGGTAAAAATGATGGGAATGTTGATAGTCAATCATCGCCCACCAATGTCACAAAACCATTGCCAAAAGGGTATACTAGTACCATTCGAGATGCAAAGCTAGATGGAGTttcaaacacttcaacttcaagTCTGAGGACTTGCAACATGGCTCGTAATGAGGTAAATTTTGCACTAATGACTTCAATTGTTAAAATTTTTGAGCCATCTACTATTCAGGAGGCACTTGAATCAAAGCCTTGGAAATCTgttgaaaaacaacacttgggactTGTTGATCTACCACTTGGTAATAAAGCAATTGGTTGTAAATGGACTTTTAAAACAAAGTATAAAGCAGATGGTAGTATAGATAaacataaggctagacttgtagCCAAGGGTTATGCCCAAAAAGAAGGGATAgactatgaggaaacatttgctccCACTACAAAGATAAAAAATATTAGAATAATTTTGCTTTAG